From the genome of Solidesulfovibrio carbinolicus, one region includes:
- a CDS encoding carboxypeptidase-like regulatory domain-containing protein, producing the protein MFRLPLALTALCLVAAVWHPAGAMAHGVGSRELDPGAARAMVFLYADGDPMAFAQVQVTAPDGTVHQSARTDGKGGFAFLPSGRGVWRVAANDGQGHRAEREVTVGPASGPASPALAAPPAPGPVAVPAQAASTAGIGPNWRDVVLGLSLLANLALGAACLRRRGR; encoded by the coding sequence ATGTTCCGCCTGCCCCTCGCGCTTACGGCGCTGTGCCTTGTCGCGGCTGTCTGGCACCCGGCCGGGGCGATGGCCCACGGCGTCGGCTCGCGCGAGCTGGACCCGGGCGCGGCCCGGGCCATGGTCTTCCTCTACGCCGACGGGGACCCCATGGCCTTTGCCCAGGTCCAGGTGACGGCCCCGGACGGGACCGTCCACCAAAGCGCCCGCACCGACGGCAAGGGAGGGTTCGCCTTCCTACCGTCGGGCCGCGGCGTGTGGCGCGTGGCGGCCAACGACGGCCAGGGCCACCGGGCCGAGCGGGAAGTGACGGTTGGGCCGGCGTCCGGTCCGGCCTCTCCCGCTCTTGCCGCACCGCCTGCGCCTGGCCCAGTCGCCGTGCCCGCCCAGGCCGCTTCCACGGCCGGCATCGGCCCGAACTGGCGCGACGTGGTCCTGGGCCTGAGCCTGCTGGCCAATCTGGCCTTGGGCGCGGCCTGTCTGCGCCGTCGCGGCCGGTAG
- a CDS encoding DUF4198 domain-containing protein, whose product MHSLIKRLTLFLAGALLAAGPALAHETVVKPGAETAVPGKALPFGVHSAHVFIESEELEAAPDVKAFVLEGGKLAEVALKANEKGLTYDGQAVFAKPGTGIVYVHRLPQVWSLTPEGMKKGTKKELPGATKSNRYEKFAKGLVAVGGETAGFDALVGARLELVPLIDPAKAKVGEDLPVKVLLDGQPMPATVLATYDGFTKNPNTYAYYTETDDSGVAKVRLTHAGLWLVRTEAKAVPADGSADQEVLRSTLTFFVK is encoded by the coding sequence ATGCACAGCCTGATCAAACGTCTGACGTTGTTCCTGGCCGGAGCCTTGCTTGCGGCCGGACCGGCCCTGGCCCATGAGACCGTGGTCAAACCCGGGGCCGAGACGGCCGTGCCGGGCAAGGCCCTGCCTTTTGGCGTCCATTCGGCCCACGTGTTTATTGAAAGCGAGGAACTGGAAGCCGCGCCCGACGTCAAGGCCTTCGTGCTGGAAGGCGGCAAGCTGGCCGAGGTGGCCCTTAAAGCCAACGAGAAAGGCCTGACCTACGACGGCCAGGCGGTCTTCGCCAAGCCCGGCACGGGCATCGTCTATGTCCACCGTCTGCCCCAGGTCTGGAGCCTGACCCCGGAGGGCATGAAAAAGGGGACCAAAAAGGAGCTGCCCGGCGCGACCAAGAGCAACCGCTACGAGAAGTTCGCCAAGGGCCTCGTGGCCGTGGGCGGCGAGACGGCCGGCTTCGACGCCCTGGTCGGGGCGCGCCTGGAGCTCGTGCCCCTGATCGATCCGGCCAAGGCCAAGGTGGGCGAGGATCTGCCGGTCAAGGTGCTCTTGGACGGCCAGCCCATGCCGGCCACGGTGCTGGCCACCTATGACGGGTTTACCAAAAATCCCAACACCTACGCCTATTACACCGAAACCGACGACAGCGGCGTGGCCAAGGTGCGCCTGACCCATGCCGGCTTGTGGCTGGTGCGCACCGAAGCCAAGGCCGTGCCGGCCGACGGTTCGGCGGACCAGGAAGTGCTGCGTTCCACCCTGACCTTTTTCGTGAAGTAA
- a CDS encoding precorrin-8X methylmutase encodes MPHTSPIQPIFAPDAIEAASLAIIDAEVPEPRPYDGPRWDVVRRLIHTTADFELLDLVRFSEGAVRAGIRAIETGATIVTDTEMARCAIPPRRLAPFGCAVRCFMNDPEVAAAAKAAGSTRAALAVDFALDLPGPLIFAIGNAPTALLRLISRIDGGAPAPALVVGMPVGFVNAAQSKALLMTRADVPWIAIAGRKGGSALAGATINALAILAGAETA; translated from the coding sequence ATGCCGCATACCTCGCCCATCCAGCCCATCTTCGCCCCGGACGCCATCGAGGCCGCCTCCCTGGCCATCATCGACGCCGAGGTCCCCGAGCCGCGTCCCTACGACGGCCCGCGCTGGGACGTCGTGCGCCGGCTCATCCACACCACCGCCGACTTCGAACTGCTTGATCTGGTCCGCTTTTCCGAAGGCGCGGTCCGGGCCGGCATCCGGGCCATTGAGACTGGGGCCACCATCGTCACGGACACCGAGATGGCCCGCTGCGCCATACCGCCCCGGCGGCTGGCCCCCTTTGGCTGCGCCGTGCGCTGTTTCATGAACGACCCGGAGGTGGCGGCGGCGGCCAAGGCCGCCGGTTCCACCCGGGCCGCCTTGGCCGTGGATTTCGCCCTGGATCTGCCCGGGCCGCTTATTTTCGCCATCGGCAACGCCCCCACCGCCCTGCTGCGGCTTATATCCCGCATCGACGGCGGCGCGCCCGCCCCGGCCCTGGTGGTCGGGATGCCGGTGGGTTTCGTCAACGCCGCCCAGTCCAAGGCCCTGCTCATGACCCGGGCCGACGTACCCTGGATCGCCATCGCCGGCCGCAAGGGCGGCTCGGCCCTGGCCGGGGCCACCATAAACGCCCTGGCCATCCTGGCCGGAGCCGAAACGGCCTGA
- the ychF gene encoding redox-regulated ATPase YchF → MALSVGIVGLPNVGKSTLFNALTKAQNAQAANYPFCTIEPNVAIVPVPDPRLTALAELVRPQQVLPATVRFTDIAGLVAGASKGEGLGNKFLAHIRETEVIIHVARAFEDDDVVHVSGSVDPARDIAVIDAELILADAQVLENRLDRMVKQTKGSKDRDLLDKVEAGKRLLDHLMNGQPASSVDGVDTPGMIALFDEIRPLSAKRVIYCANVAEGDLGQPDNPLVAKVRAIAESRGAETVVVCARMEEDLAGLTDEERLEFLASYNLDESGLDSVVRLAYRTLGLLSFFTAGPKEVRAWTIAAGTKAPAAAGQIHSDIERGFIRAEVIGFEDYLKHQTEAKCRAAGVLRQEGKEYVMADADVVHFLFNV, encoded by the coding sequence ATGGCCCTCTCCGTCGGCATCGTGGGTCTGCCAAACGTCGGCAAATCCACGCTTTTCAACGCCCTGACCAAGGCCCAGAACGCCCAGGCCGCCAACTATCCGTTCTGCACCATCGAACCCAACGTGGCCATCGTGCCGGTGCCGGACCCGCGCCTGACCGCCCTGGCCGAGCTGGTGCGGCCCCAGCAGGTGCTGCCGGCCACGGTGCGTTTCACCGACATCGCCGGCCTGGTCGCCGGAGCCAGCAAGGGCGAGGGCCTGGGCAACAAGTTTCTGGCCCACATCCGTGAAACCGAGGTCATCATCCATGTGGCCCGGGCTTTCGAGGACGACGACGTGGTCCATGTCTCGGGTTCGGTGGACCCGGCCCGGGACATCGCGGTCATCGACGCCGAGCTCATCCTGGCCGACGCCCAGGTGCTGGAAAACCGGCTCGACCGCATGGTGAAGCAGACCAAGGGCAGCAAGGACCGCGACCTGCTCGACAAGGTCGAGGCCGGCAAGCGCCTGCTCGACCATCTCATGAACGGCCAGCCGGCCAGTTCCGTGGACGGGGTCGATACGCCGGGCATGATCGCCCTTTTCGACGAGATCCGCCCGCTTTCGGCCAAGCGCGTCATCTACTGCGCCAACGTGGCCGAAGGGGACCTGGGCCAGCCCGACAATCCCCTGGTGGCCAAGGTCCGGGCCATCGCCGAATCGCGCGGGGCCGAGACGGTGGTGGTGTGCGCCCGCATGGAAGAGGATCTGGCCGGGCTGACCGACGAGGAGCGCCTGGAGTTCCTGGCCTCCTACAATCTTGACGAGTCGGGCCTGGACAGCGTGGTGCGCCTGGCCTACCGGACGCTTGGGCTTTTAAGCTTTTTCACGGCCGGCCCCAAGGAAGTCCGGGCCTGGACCATCGCCGCCGGGACCAAGGCTCCGGCCGCCGCCGGGCAGATCCATTCCGACATCGAGCGCGGGTTTATCCGGGCCGAGGTCATCGGTTTCGAGGACTACCTCAAGCACCAGACCGAGGCCAAATGCCGGGCCGCCGGCGTCCTGCGCCAGGAAGGCAAGGAATACGTCATGGCCGACGCCGACGTGGTGCATTTTTTGTTCAATGTCTAG
- a CDS encoding YajG family lipoprotein — MNNHSSSRRRLRASALFAALVLVLALGGCGGQKATVTPSVVVEPEALGRGVDVSVSVKDARPNDEVGLCNPQSSFAGKLQTACDPSPAIHAAVEKGLRDKGFTPSPARESVVRTVTVELVELAYKPSHEGAHLAAKAVCAVKVTADNNGQIMTRRYEADTVWKLPAEGVEPEFDKLLSMTVSKALSRMASDYELIAFMQKTVLRTRDIK; from the coding sequence ATGAACAACCATTCGTCTTCGCGCCGACGCCTTCGGGCGTCGGCCCTTTTTGCGGCCTTGGTCCTGGTTTTGGCCCTTGGGGGCTGCGGCGGCCAGAAAGCGACGGTGACGCCGTCGGTGGTGGTCGAGCCCGAGGCGCTCGGGCGCGGCGTGGACGTGTCCGTGTCCGTCAAGGACGCCCGGCCCAACGACGAAGTGGGGCTGTGCAATCCCCAATCGTCGTTCGCCGGCAAGCTGCAAACGGCCTGCGATCCTTCGCCGGCCATCCACGCGGCCGTGGAGAAGGGCCTTCGCGACAAGGGGTTCACACCGTCGCCGGCCCGGGAATCCGTGGTGCGCACGGTCACGGTGGAGCTCGTGGAGCTGGCCTACAAGCCGTCCCACGAGGGCGCGCATCTGGCCGCCAAGGCCGTGTGCGCGGTCAAGGTCACGGCCGACAACAACGGCCAGATAATGACCCGGCGCTACGAGGCCGACACGGTCTGGAAGCTGCCGGCCGAGGGCGTGGAGCCGGAGTTCGACAAGCTGCTCAGCATGACTGTGTCCAAGGCCTTAAGCCGCATGGCCTCGGACTACGAACTCATCGCGTTCATGCAAAAAACCGTGCTGCGCACCCGCGACATCAAGTAG
- the tpx gene encoding thiol peroxidase — protein MSERTGLITFLGGGLTLVGNPVGVGDAAPEFAVLTNDLAPAKLADFPEKGLILIAVPSLDTAVCDLEARKFNKEMESLSGKAKALVISMDLPFAQKRWAEAAGVTNIVTLSDHRDAAFGQAYGLLIKELRLLARAVLVLGPDRKVAYMELVKEVTNEPDYAAALAALGKVL, from the coding sequence ATGAGCGAGCGTACCGGACTTATCACGTTTCTTGGCGGCGGCTTGACCCTGGTCGGCAATCCGGTCGGCGTCGGCGACGCGGCCCCGGAATTCGCCGTGCTGACCAACGACCTGGCCCCGGCAAAGTTGGCTGATTTCCCCGAAAAGGGCCTTATCCTTATTGCCGTGCCGTCCCTGGACACGGCCGTGTGCGATCTGGAAGCCCGCAAATTCAACAAGGAAATGGAGAGCCTTAGCGGCAAGGCCAAGGCGCTGGTCATCAGCATGGACCTGCCTTTTGCCCAGAAACGCTGGGCCGAGGCGGCCGGGGTCACCAACATCGTCACGCTCTCCGACCACCGCGACGCCGCCTTTGGCCAGGCTTATGGCCTGCTGATTAAGGAACTGCGCCTGCTCGCCCGGGCCGTGCTGGTCCTTGGCCCGGACCGTAAGGTGGCTTACATGGAACTGGTCAAGGAAGTCACCAACGAGCCCGACTACGCCGCCGCCCTTGCGGCCTTGGGCAAGGTCTTGTAG
- a CDS encoding M15 family metallopeptidase, which produces MSVRRLCPPFTVLAAFALACLLAAVPALAQKTPAEAGLVDITAVAPDIVLDIRYATPNNFTGMAVYPAPRCYLRADVAKRLATVQADLKKEGLGLKVYDCYRPFAIQKKFWDLVPNEDWVAKPVEKDGKPASGSKHNRGAAVDVTLIDAAGNELPMPSGFDDFSEKARRDYTGGDPAARANAKRLEAAMQKAGFDPLPSEWWHFDGPGWQGFELLDVPIN; this is translated from the coding sequence ATGTCCGTCCGCCGCCTTTGCCCGCCCTTTACGGTCCTGGCCGCTTTCGCCCTCGCCTGCCTCCTGGCCGCCGTCCCGGCCCTGGCCCAAAAAACCCCGGCCGAAGCCGGGTTGGTGGACATCACCGCCGTGGCCCCGGACATCGTCCTGGACATCCGCTACGCCACGCCCAACAATTTTACCGGCATGGCCGTCTACCCCGCCCCGCGCTGCTACCTGCGCGCCGACGTGGCCAAACGCCTGGCCACGGTCCAGGCCGACCTCAAAAAAGAAGGCCTGGGCCTGAAGGTCTATGACTGCTACCGGCCCTTTGCCATCCAGAAGAAATTCTGGGACCTGGTCCCCAACGAGGACTGGGTGGCCAAACCCGTGGAAAAAGACGGCAAGCCGGCCAGCGGCTCCAAGCACAACCGGGGCGCGGCCGTGGATGTGACCCTTATTGACGCCGCAGGCAATGAACTGCCCATGCCGTCGGGATTCGACGATTTTTCGGAAAAAGCCCGCCGCGACTACACCGGCGGCGATCCGGCCGCCCGGGCCAACGCCAAGCGCCTGGAAGCGGCCATGCAAAAGGCCGGCTTCGATCCGCTGCCCTCGGAATGGTGGCACTTCGACGGCCCGGGCTGGCAGGGCTTCGAACTGCTGGACGTGCCGATTAACTGA